A region from the Medicago truncatula cultivar Jemalong A17 chromosome 6, MtrunA17r5.0-ANR, whole genome shotgun sequence genome encodes:
- the LOC25497107 gene encoding glutathione S-transferase T3: protein MGYPSQTPQFNGYMSMVNANFQSVGEYPEYSTQINRGGMTRANEIIPIPEDTTPKSKRNPQPVWNTEQNLVLISGWIKFGTCSVVGRNQTSEAYWGKIAEYCNEHCSFDPPRDVIACRNHFNYMSKVINKWIGAYEIAKRLQRSGWLEDDVLTKAQELFACGKNVQFTLKEEWRILRDQPRYGSQMGGNNGSGSSGSKRSHEDSVGSSACPMGREAAKKKGKKKSKDVVGLEQLEKEWVEFKEIKVQEIEELKKFTLVQQETNRLKKMKLYIKLSSEEHLDDRKKELLEKLERELF, encoded by the coding sequence ATGGGAtatccatctcaaacaccccAATTTAATGGATATATGTCAATGGTGAATGCAAATTTTCAGAGTGTTGGTGAATATCCTGAATATTCAACGCAAATAAATCGTGGTGGAATGACAAGAGCTAATGAAATCATTCCAATTCCAGAGGATACAACTCCTAAGAGCAAGAGAAATCCGCAACCAGTATGGAACACTGAACAAAATCTGGTGTTAATTAGTGGGTGGATAAAATTTGGAACATGCAGTGTTGTCGGGAGAAACCAGACAAGTGAAGCATATTGGGGTAAAATTGCTGAGTATTGTAATGAGCATTGCTCATTCGATCCTCCGCGTGATGTAATTGCTTGCCGAAACCATTTTAATTATATGagcaaagtaataaataaatggattggTGCTTATGAAATCGCTAAGCGTTTGCAAAGAAGCGGTTGGTTGGAAGATGATGTTTTGACAAAAGCGCAAGAATTATTTGCATGTGGGAAGAATGTtcaatttactttaaaggaagaaTGGCGCATTCTCCGTGATCAACCACGTTATGGTAGTCAAATGGGAGGAAATAATGGGTCAGGAAGTAGTGGATCTAAGAGATCTCACGAGGACTCTGTAGGATCTAGTGCTTGTCCAATGGGTAGGGAGGcagctaaaaaaaaaggtaaaaagaaaagcaaggaCGTTGTTGGCTTGGAGCAGCTGGAAAAGGAGTGGGTTGAATTCAAAGAAATTAAGGTGCAAGAGattgaagaattgaaaaagTTCACCTTGGTGCAACAGGAGACAAatagattgaagaaaatgaaattgtataTAAAGTTAAGTTCCGAAGAGCATCTCGATGACCGAAAAAAAGAGTTGTTGGAGAAGTTGGAGCGTGAGctgttttga
- the LOC25497106 gene encoding dehydrogenase/reductase SDR family member on chromosome X isoform X2, with protein sequence MLLLLNSYLRFLLWIDAVGRSEQLLSETIKKIKGWNEDAHLKAFQADISSAESIIKFGTSLRQWLLDSDLHCSVQILINNAGILATSPRVTTEGYDKMIATNYIGPFVMTKLLLPLLESSPVSSKIVNVTSFTHRAVTNMQVDEGTVSGKRFLKSKQYPYAQIYEYSKLCLLLFSYELHRQLCQMGKSHQIFVNVADPGVVQTNIMREVPACLSWVAFFVLKRLRLLESFESGNDSIIDAALTPPGTSGVYFFGGKGRTINSSALSQDTKLAHELWETTSDLLSVTTFGNKRNNF encoded by the exons atgttgttgttattg AATTCTTACCTAAGATTCCTGTTATGGATTGATGCAGTGGGAAGATCAGAGCAGTTGTTGTCAGAG ACCATAAAAAAGATTAAAGGTTGGAATGAGGATGCCCACCTCAAAGCTTTTCAGGCTGATATTTCGTCGGCTGAGTCAATTATAAAGTTCGGTACTTCCCTGCGGCAATGGCTTTTGGATTCCGATTTGCACTGCTCGGTACAAATACTAATAAACAATGCTGGAATACTTGCAACATCTCCTAGAGTCACAACTGAGGGCTACGATaa GATGATCGCCACAAATTATATCGGCCCATTTGTTATGACCAAGCTTCTATTACCACTTCTTGAAAGCAGTCCTGTATCTTCCAAAATTGTTAATGTAACATCATTTACTCACCGAGCTG TTACTAATATGCAGGTTGATGAGGGAACTGTATCTGGGAAGagatttttaaaatcaaaacaatatccATATGCTCAGATCTATGAGTATTCAAAAT TATGTCTACTTCTCTTCTCATATGAGCTCCACCGACAGCTGTGCCAGATGGGTAAATCTCATCAGATATTTGTCAA TGTTGCAGATCCTGGAGTTGTACAAACAAACATCATGCGAGAAGTTCCAGCATGCCTGTCTTGGGTGGCATTCTTTGTACTGAAGCGTCTACGCCTATTGGAATCCTTTGAGAGCGGGAATGATTCCATTATTGATGCCGCTCTTACTCCGCCT gGAACATCCGGAGTTTACTTTTTTGGGGGGAAAGGCAGAACTATAAATTCTTCAGCACTTTCACAAGACACCAAATTAGCACATGAGCTTTGGGAAACTACATCCGATTTGCTATCAGTGACCACCTTTGGTAATAAGAGAAACAATTTTTAG
- the LOC25497106 gene encoding dehydrogenase/reductase SDR family member on chromosome X isoform X1 translates to MINLIKDLLRSIYFLCSIQFLRMALLWTFSVAFSHYQLFKDSLFSHKIVSYPRSSPSTFPNKPICVITGATSGLGLSTACKLSKEGYVVVIVGRSEQLLSETIKKIKGWNEDAHLKAFQADISSAESIIKFGTSLRQWLLDSDLHCSVQILINNAGILATSPRVTTEGYDKMIATNYIGPFVMTKLLLPLLESSPVSSKIVNVTSFTHRAVTNMQVDEGTVSGKRFLKSKQYPYAQIYEYSKLCLLLFSYELHRQLCQMGKSHQIFVNVADPGVVQTNIMREVPACLSWVAFFVLKRLRLLESFESGNDSIIDAALTPPGTSGVYFFGGKGRTINSSALSQDTKLAHELWETTSDLLSVTTFGNKRNNF, encoded by the exons ATGATTAATTTGATAAAGGATTTATTACGTTCTATCTATTTCCTCTGCTCGATTCAATTCTTGAGAATGGCGTTGCTTTGGACCTTTTCTGTTGCATTTTCTCATTACCAATTGTTTAAGGATTCGCTCTTTTCTCACAAAATCGTATCCTACCCAAGGTCTTCACCTTCCACTTTTCCTAATAAGCCCATTTGCGTCATCACCGGT GCAACATCAGGCTTGGGATTATCTACTGCATGTAAACTTTCTAAGGAaggatatgttgttgttattg TGGGAAGATCAGAGCAGTTGTTGTCAGAG ACCATAAAAAAGATTAAAGGTTGGAATGAGGATGCCCACCTCAAAGCTTTTCAGGCTGATATTTCGTCGGCTGAGTCAATTATAAAGTTCGGTACTTCCCTGCGGCAATGGCTTTTGGATTCCGATTTGCACTGCTCGGTACAAATACTAATAAACAATGCTGGAATACTTGCAACATCTCCTAGAGTCACAACTGAGGGCTACGATaa GATGATCGCCACAAATTATATCGGCCCATTTGTTATGACCAAGCTTCTATTACCACTTCTTGAAAGCAGTCCTGTATCTTCCAAAATTGTTAATGTAACATCATTTACTCACCGAGCTG TTACTAATATGCAGGTTGATGAGGGAACTGTATCTGGGAAGagatttttaaaatcaaaacaatatccATATGCTCAGATCTATGAGTATTCAAAAT TATGTCTACTTCTCTTCTCATATGAGCTCCACCGACAGCTGTGCCAGATGGGTAAATCTCATCAGATATTTGTCAA TGTTGCAGATCCTGGAGTTGTACAAACAAACATCATGCGAGAAGTTCCAGCATGCCTGTCTTGGGTGGCATTCTTTGTACTGAAGCGTCTACGCCTATTGGAATCCTTTGAGAGCGGGAATGATTCCATTATTGATGCCGCTCTTACTCCGCCT gGAACATCCGGAGTTTACTTTTTTGGGGGGAAAGGCAGAACTATAAATTCTTCAGCACTTTCACAAGACACCAAATTAGCACATGAGCTTTGGGAAACTACATCCGATTTGCTATCAGTGACCACCTTTGGTAATAAGAGAAACAATTTTTAG